The Colius striatus isolate bColStr4 chromosome 8, bColStr4.1.hap1, whole genome shotgun sequence genome includes the window GTCAAGGTCGCGgggccgcctcccgccgcccgtCCCACGTCCTCGGGTGTCGGCGTCCCGCGCAGGCCCCTCCGGCGGCCGGGAGGCCCAGCGTGGAAAGGACGACTCTCCCTCTCCTCGCAGCTTACCGCACGGACGAGGGGCAGCCGTGGGTCCTGCCGGTGGTGAAgaaggtggagcagctgatcgCCAACAACGACAGCCTGAACCACGAGTACCTGCCCATCCTGGGCCTGCCCGAGTTCCGGGCCAACGCCTCCCGGATCGCCCTGGGAGACGACAGTCCCGCCATCAAGGAGAACCGGGTAGGTGGTGGACAGGGAGtgaggctgggagagctgctggtaCCCCCGGCCTGTCTGTGCAGCAAACCAAGCAGAAGAGCACAAATGTAGCTGCGTTATGGCAGGCTTTGGGGATTTCACTGACATGGTCTTTACTGGTTACTTGATGAACCTGTGTACTTGCAGCTGTTTGTGCAAGTAGTTGTAGTATTTGGGAAAGACCCAGGAGGGGGCTGTAATTAAGATTTCATTTGCCTTTGTCTTTTAATGGTTGGCTCATGGGAAACTGAAGCTAGATAATAGACCACCTTTCCTGAAGTAAGCTCCTAAGTGAGAGCCTGCTCAGTGCCAAAAAGTAATGGGAACAACTGGAGTCTATTTATAGCTATAGAAGGTGGCATGATGGGCATGAGTGCTGAAAAAGGTCGAAGACCACTGGAAGGGGATGGTGCCCAGGCTGGGGTGACTGCAGGAAGCACAGCTGGGCTCCTGCCTCACTCTTGCAAGCACTCTATGCAGGGATGGCGAGGCCGAGCTAGGTGGGCCCCGCTGGCATCTGTCTGTGTTGCAGATTGGGAGTGTTCAGTCCTTGGGCGGGACGGGTGCCCTGCGCATCGGGGCAGAGTTCCTGAGGCGTTGGTACAACGGAAACAACAACACAGCCACCCCGGTCTACATCTCCACTCCATCCTGGGGTGAGTCTGCCCCCGCCTTGCAGGGAGCCCCACGGGTCGGGGGTGAGGGAGGGGCCTGGGCAGTGAGAGAATGTCCTTGCCTTTGTGGGTAGAGGGAATGTAAGTATCTCCATCTCATGTTTTGGTGACATGTGGGAAGATGCTGGGACTGGAGGTGGTGTCTTGCTGGAGGTGAGACCTGCTTTTCTGAAAGGTGATTTCTTTCCTCAGAGAACCACAACTCTGTGTTTGTGGATGCTGGCTTTAAAGACATTAGGACCTACCGTTACTGGGATGCTGCCAAGAGGGGTCTGGATCTCCAGGGGCTGCTGGATGACATGGAGGTGAGTTAAACTGGCATGGCACAGGTTGAGCTTGGTGCTGTGTGGTCAGTAGGTGGCTGGGCTCTCACATGCTGTGCCTGGATGTGGATCTCTACAAAAGACTACTGTTGCCCAGAGCAGCTTAGGGCCTCCCATTCTGCTCTGGGTACCCAGTCTCATCCATGTGTGTGACCAAGATCTGCTCTCTCCTCAGAAAGCGCCGGAGTTCTCCATTTTCATCCTCCATGCCTGTGCACACAACCCAACGGGCACAGACCCTACTCCTGACCAGTGGAAGCAGATTGCTGCAGTTATGAAGGTATGGGCTGCTGCTAGGGCTAAAGCAGTGATGAGGGGACAGGTAGCTCTTGACCGTCCAGGGCACTTGCATCCAAAATGAGCTCAAGGGAGTAGCATGAGAtatggtaggagctggaagacACTTGCAGggcagatgctgaagggagagGCTGACAGGATGTGCTCAGAGGATAGAAGCATCCCAGTTCTGCTCATACCTCCAACTTTTTTCTGTCACACTGTGGCATGTGCTTCAGTGAGGTTGCTTATACTGGAAAGATTATTCATGGGCACCTGCTTTTCACAGGTGCAGGAGAGTAGGATATAAGCTGGTGCATCTCGCTTTTCtcctgcatttgtccttgtattgaccactgtatttttcttactcttttactccagtagaaagaaaatatctcagTCTGGTGTTGCCAGACCATATTTCCTTTGCATTGACCTGGAAGCTCAATGATCATTTTTCCCCCCTATGGGGACAGGGAGGGTGAAATGAAGGCTGTGGGGAAGGGCTTTCCCTCTAACACTGTTCCTCCTTGCAGCGCCGGTTCCTGTTTCCATTCTTCGACTCAGCGTACCAAGGTTTTGCCTCTGGCAGCCTGGACAAGGATGCCTGGGCTGTGCGATACTTTGTCTCCGAGGGCTTTGAGCTCTTCTGTGCACAGTCGTTTTCCAAGAACTTTGGGCTCTACAGTGAGTGTCTGGCAGTAAGCTGGCCCAGTAGCACCGTACCCAGGCAGATGGGGCTGGCATGCCAGGGCGGGGGGCAGGGAGACCTCTGCTTTGCCATGACGTGTAAGACCAACAGCTCGCGTCTCGGGGTCTGTCTGCAGATGAACGTGTGGGGAACCTGACAGTGGTGGGGAAGGATGCAGACAACGTGCAGCGTGTGCTTTCCCAGATGGAGAAGATTGTGCGCACCACTTGGTCCAACCCTCCCTCGCAGGGAGCGCGCATCGTGGCCACCACGCTTTCCTCCCCGCAGCTCTTCACAGAGTGGTGCGTGCTGCCAGGCCCcgtgggagaggggaagggggaaagctGTCTCGCTGCCTGCCAGGCTTGGCCAGGTGGCTCCAAACCAGATAGGTGCCTGTCCTCAAGCTCTGCTTCCCGCCTTCCTGCTGCAGGAAGGACAATGTGAAGACGATGGCAGATCGGGTCTTGCTGATGCGGTCAGAGCTGCGGTCTCGCCTGGAGGCACTGGGGACCCCGGGCACGTGGAACCACATCACAGAGCAGATTGGCATGTTTAGCTTCACAGGCTTGAATCGTAAGTACCAAGTGGCCTGGTGGAGGGAGGATTGGGTGAGgacatccctagagatattcaaaagatgcatagatgagtctgagggatatggtttagtttagtgacggGCTTGGCgctgtgaggttagtgattggattgtatgatcttaaaggtctttttcaacatttatgattctatgttagTTTTGCTGGGGCTGAACTAGGGCTGAAGCATTCCAAGCAGGAGTCTCTCTGGGACCCCACTGGAGTGGCCAGTGCTGGCAGTTTTCTGCTTGTGAAAGATTCAAGCAGCTCTGACTGGTTCTTTGGGGTTTTCTGAGCTGTGAGGTCACTGCTCTGACCTGATGTCCAATTGTTTCCCTAGCTAAGCAGGTGGAGTACATGATCAAGGAGAAACACATCTACCTGATGGCTAGTGGGCGTATCAACATGTGTGGCCTGACTACCAAGAACCTGGACTATGTGGCCAAGTCCATCCATGAAGCTGTCACAAAAATACAATGAAGCACACGAACAACCAAACTTACATGAAGTCACCAAAGCTGTAGTGTGTAGTCCGTGTCTTTTCCTGCTCATGGCTTGCCTTGTCCCACACCTCTTGGGGTTCAATAAAGATGGGAGCAGTAGCTCAATCAGGGATAATCATCTTTTGGCCTTTGTGAAGCACCCCTTGCAACGTGGTAAGCCAGTGTTCCCAGGAGGGTAGGGGCACCATGAGCTGTCTTGGCTCTCATTTGAGTGATGGCAGCCTGCTCTTTGGGCATGTAGAGCTGCATCTTGAGCACATCCAAATCAATTCCATGCAGCTGATCAGTGTGATGTAGGCCAGGTCCAGTACCAGTGCAATAGGCTGTGGGACAACAGCCCAGTCAGTAGGAATCTCAGACAGCTTGTGGGCTAATGTCACTCGGTAGTATTTTGGGGAGGGGCAAAGCTCTTGCTGGCTTTCTCTACCCCCTCCACATCCCCCACCCCAAGTTTTGAGCCTTATGCGAGCAAACATACGTAATGGTGGTAAGTGCTTCTTTGTGTTGCTGACAGAAAATTAAATCTCCATCTCTGAACACTACCCCTGCCTTGCGTGGTGTCGTGCCTTCAGGCTGCCCTAACCTCTTCACAGGCTGAGGTTAAAGCTGCAGCGTCCTGGTTGGTCCACGAGGTCTCACTCAGTTTGTTTCAAGgctttccctttctccctcaCGGTGTGGTTATCACTATTGCTGCTAATTGGGCACAGTCCTATTGGGAGAGCTTATCTAAAGGAAGATGACCAGTTCCTCCCGTGTCTGTCTGGCATTCCTTTCTCTGTCCCGCTGCCCTATGCCATCCAGCCCATCGTGTCCtcctgtatgtgtgtgtttattgtGTGTTACCCAGCCATCTGTCCATCTCTGGCCCAAATCTCCTGGCCTGCTGCTAATGTGTCCAAAAGCAGATCTTCTGTGTTCCTCCTCAGCAGGACCCTGGAGAACCACCACCTACTTCCCATGGCTTCAATGGTGCCTGCCAGGCACAGTCTGTTTCTGGCACTGAAAAATGGCTGGGACCATCTGCTTCTGCTCTCTGCAGTCACTGTTTGCAGATCTATTTGTGAGCTGGTATTACCACCTTGACAGAGCAGCCTCCTGCCTAGATCTTGGCAAAGAAAGGGGAACAGCCTCTTTCCTAGGCTTACTCATAGGGACTGTTGCCCTGATGGATTTTGCTTGTGCAGCAGCTTAGACAGCAAAGGCAAAAATAGTGCCTCCTTCCCTTGCTGTGTTTGTAGAGACAGTGCATGGGGTCTTGTTTGTCCTTTTCAGATTAGTGTTTGTTTCACATCAGAGTGAGCCAGAGGCTCCTCTGTACAAGTGGGGAACCTTTTCTCCCTCTTGGTGTCCGTCCACGGCTGGGATGATGTAATGGTTAAAGGATGACTGCTAGGGGTGATCTCAGGAGAAGGAGTTGAAGGAACCATCTCTGCTTTCATTATTTCTGGTATCTGCCTACACTTCTGTCTTGACAGACCTCTAGGTATGGATGCTGGCCCATCCCACATATGTTCTGTACCAGTGTACCTCGTGATCTGGTAAAGCTTTGCTAGCCTTACCAGCCTTGTATTTTCCTAAGAAGTGACctaaatttcttcctttctgtggtGTAAGCTCATTATCCCGTTCACCATGGCAACAGAGAACAGattattccttttttctctgctacagctttttatgtatttaagaacttcctctctcctcttcaCATCCTTCAGCAGTTAAGACTAAGCGACCCAGTTTCCCTCAGCCTTTGGGATAGGTTGTTTTCCAGCCCTTGCTTTCCTCTGGCCTCTTTTCAATTGCTGTGTGTTTCGCTACAAGGACAGTGCCCAGACAGGGATGCAGCTACTCCAGCTCCAGTTTTATCAGGGTTGGTGGACGGTGAGATTTCTGTCAGTATCTGTCGGGCTGTACTCCAGTGTGTGTATCCCACCGTTGTGTGTGCAATGGCACGCTATTAGCTCCTGTCCTTCCCGTCCTTGTGTGTACTGCTGCGGTGTAACTTGGCACTGCTCGGTGCTTTCCTGGCACCCAACAGAGAGCCCAGGTTCACAGGGAGAAACTGGCAAGCACCTGGTCCTCTACCTCCTCCTTTCAGCAACAGTGTTACTCCAGCCATGGCTCTGAGGGCAGCTTTGCAGCGTGGGAGAGGTGAGAACATTTGCCCTACTCCCATTGATACAGACAGGGCATCTCTCAGGGAGAAATCACTTTTAATGTTGATATCCCTGTCGCGTTCAGCCTCTACAAAAACTACGGCCTGCTCCGGAGCAACCCGCAGGCTCCGTGCGGAGGGGAGGATGGTTCGATGCGGCGTGGAGTGCCCTCCCCAGGAGGGGGCCTGGGCTGCCTGCCCCCAGCCAAGCAGGGCTCGGGGGTGCCGGGCTGTGAGGCTGGTcggccctgggcacagcactaAGCAGTGCAGGGGCCCAGGGCTGCGTGTGGCACCCCCAGCCAGCGCCTTCTTGCGGCTGAGACCACCTCTGTGCAGCCCGTCGTGCCAAGGGGCTGCGGGCCCTGCTGCCAGGGATGGTAAATGATGCTAAGGCCAGTCCTGGGGTGGGCCgcccctccctgctctgcccgCAAGGAGGCTGTGCCAGACACTtcacctttccttttcccacctCTTCCTTGTGACCAGATGCTACCAGGGGGCAGCTGGGCAAGGGCCCTCACACTCCAGCTAGCTGGTGCAGGCTGCCTGGGTGGCTTAGCCCTGCAGGAGGCACGTCCTTTCTCACCTGGGGATGGGGCTCTGCACAAGTGCTGTGGGGAGGGGCGGCTCGAGCGGGCAGGCGGGTGGGCAGCGAGCGAGTGCAGACCTGCTGCTGTTGAACGTGAGCCTCGAGGCTGGAGATCCTCATGCTGCAGACCTGGGAGACAGAAGGGCAACCTGGAGCAGGCAGACAGAGCTTGCGCCCTCCctggcctgctgctgctcaagccTACCACACCTTTCGTAGCCAGGCTCAGGGATATTGGTGCAGACACACGTGTCTAGGTGCGAAAACATGATTCAGGGTCTCTGTCTCTGACATCCACTCCTGCTCCAAGGATGGCTGGAGTCTGCAGCTACATCCCTTGCCCCTGCTTCAGCCCCCAGCAACATGTGTGCCTGCATGAGCTCCAAACCACATTGTTTGGCTTTGCTGCTTGAAACTTGATTTTATGCTATTAAAATGGAGTAACCTTCCACTCGCTGGGGCAGAAATATTGCACCAAGAGACAAGTTCCTACCTCCAGTCTGCATGGGCCTCCAGCACCGTGCTCCGGCCACGCTGCTGCTCAGGTGATTAATGGAGCAAGATTGGAGCTCTCTTCTGGCATCTGCTCACCCTCCGGCGACGACCGCTGCTTGCGCCCACCTGCAGCAACAAAGGTGCCTAgggctggggtgctgggggcCAAGGGTGCTCAGGACAGGGTGCCTAgggctggggtgctgggggcCAAGGGCACTCAGGACAGAGTGCCTAGGGCTGGGCCAGGACCAGGCGGCTGGCTCTACCTGAGCTAGCTCTGGTTGCAGGTTTGCCTGCTGCTGGGGTACTGCTGGGGAACTgggctgcccctctgctccagGCCAGCCCCTTGCAGGGTGTCAGTCACTCACTGAGCGGtctcagcagcctcctgcccagCGTCTCCTCAGAGCTGCTCGGCGATGAGCTGCTCCCGGCCTCTCTTCCTGGTGACTCTGCCTCTAGGACGGCGCCACAGCACTCACTGTCTGCAAAAGTCCAGTGTGGCTGCAGCACCCCAGGGCAGTGCAGCCCTCACCACCCCCAGGCTCATGTCTGTGTCCCCCCTGCCCAAGCCAGACTCACTCTGCCGCTTGCTGTTCTCCTCATTGTCAGCCAGCTCCTCCTGGATGAAGGGGATGCCCTCCATGCGCAGGAACACAGACTCACTGGGACTGCGCAGCCCCTCGGAGCGGCTGCCTGCGGGGACATGGGGTGGGCGTGGGGCAAGGTGGGGAGGTGTTGTGCCCTGGGGTGGGACGCAGTAGGATGCCAGCCCCAGTAGCAGCAGGCCCCAGGGCCAGGGACCCCCACGGGACACAAGAGCCTGGCAATGAGGCGTAGAACAGCATCCATGGGTATACGAGTGCAAATACCCATGTGCCTGGGTTCATGTGCAACTTCACCTCAGCAGTGTGTACCCACCATGGCAGCAGGTCCCAGCAGTCCCCCAGGGGACAGGCAGCGTTGGCTAGTGGCAGGGGAGGGATGCTGGTGAGTTACTCACAcattacactgtttctttcATTCAGGAGGGTGGTGGGATCCTCCTTGGGTGTCTGTGGGGTTCCTCGTGCAGTTGAGGCCTTGGTTGAATCCCTGTCAAAGGCCTCCATGTCGGGGGACTGGGGTGAGCTGTCCATGCGGCTGGCCACCAGCGCATTGTGGTACTGCTGCCGGGTCACCTGGGCACACAGACGTGCATGCCCAGCTCAGTGGGCACTAAGCCCCACCAGGACCTCCCGAGGACTCAGTGGCACCAAAACCCTGGCCAGCAGGAATGCAGGGACTCCCCAGCAGGCTCCTCAGGCACAGTAGGGTGAAAAGGTACCTAGGCAGGGGGTGGCTGGGGAGGGACAATCACTGCCAGCCCAGCAGTACCTTGACAAACTGCACGTCGCAGAGGATGTGCACGGAGTAGTCGGGCGTGTAgatgttgttgctgctgctgtggagctgtGTGGAGCTGCCCCCGGAGTCGTTGTGCTCCCGGTTTGGGGACTCGGAGCGGTTGAGTCCGCTGCACCGCGACGGAGACCTGTTCACTGCCAGAGGGGATGGCACAGAGGACAACGCTCACTCATGGCATCACTTGGGTCCCTGGTGCTGGCGCAGGGCCAGGGCGGATTGGCCAGCTCCAGAGCTGGCAGGGGCCCTACAGAGACCTGCAGTGGGGTGTTCCTCGGTGCACGCTGGCAGCAGGGACTCTGTGCCATGGCAGTCCCACACAAACCGGGCAGGCAGGTACTGACCTGGCACTGGCAGCGGTAGttagtgctgctgcctggctgtcACACTGCCTGACTGACAGCCCTCCTGCTAATGCATGGCATTTGGCACAAACTTTCATGGTTGCAGTTGGCAGCCCATGGGGTTTACTTAACCTGCCTTAAGAGCACGCTCCTGTCCACCTGACTCAGACAGAAGAGGAGCAGAGGCTGCCATGGCACGCTGACTGATGGCCTTTGACATGCAGCGTGATGGATTTTGTCTGGCCAGTGATTTATCAGGGAACAAAGTCAGCCTGTTCCTTGTACGGGTGACGTCAACATCTTGCTGACTTTGCTTTGCTGCTCAAACGCCTTTATATTATCCATATGGACAGAAAGTAAGCAAGACAGAGCAGTGTGCATGCAGGGCTGCGGGTAACCATGGGCAGATGCAGCAAGTAGCAAGAAAACCCAAGCACTGAGTGCAAGAAATTGCAGAACAGCATGGCAAAGCAAGTCTCAGCTATCCATGCCTCCCCTTTGTTCCCA containing:
- the GOT1 gene encoding aspartate aminotransferase, cytoplasmic → MAASIFAAVPRAPPVAVFKLTADFREDGDARKVNLGVGAYRTDEGQPWVLPVVKKVEQLIANNDSLNHEYLPILGLPEFRANASRIALGDDSPAIKENRIGSVQSLGGTGALRIGAEFLRRWYNGNNNTATPVYISTPSWENHNSVFVDAGFKDIRTYRYWDAAKRGLDLQGLLDDMEKAPEFSIFILHACAHNPTGTDPTPDQWKQIAAVMKRRFLFPFFDSAYQGFASGSLDKDAWAVRYFVSEGFELFCAQSFSKNFGLYNERVGNLTVVGKDADNVQRVLSQMEKIVRTTWSNPPSQGARIVATTLSSPQLFTEWKDNVKTMADRVLLMRSELRSRLEALGTPGTWNHITEQIGMFSFTGLNPKQVEYMIKEKHIYLMASGRINMCGLTTKNLDYVAKSIHEAVTKIQ